One window of Tepidanaerobacter acetatoxydans Re1 genomic DNA carries:
- the leuD gene encoding 3-isopropylmalate dehydratase small subunit yields MIFKGKAWIYEDNIDTDVIIPARYLNTTDPKELASHCMEDLDPDFSTKVEAGDIIVAGNNFGCGSSREHAPLAIKSAGISCVVASSFARIFYRNSINIGLPILECKDCNKKIKTGDILEIDTDKGIISNITSGEIFEARPFPEFIKGIINAGGLMNYAKEVDKKCRQ; encoded by the coding sequence GTGATATTTAAGGGAAAAGCGTGGATTTATGAAGATAATATCGATACAGATGTAATCATTCCTGCTCGCTATTTAAATACTACAGATCCCAAGGAACTGGCCTCACACTGTATGGAGGACCTGGATCCTGATTTTTCGACAAAAGTTGAAGCCGGGGATATTATTGTTGCAGGAAATAACTTTGGATGCGGGAGTTCCCGGGAGCATGCACCACTAGCTATAAAGTCGGCCGGCATTAGTTGTGTGGTTGCTTCCTCTTTTGCACGAATATTTTACAGAAATTCTATCAATATTGGACTTCCAATTTTAGAATGTAAAGATTGTAATAAAAAAATAAAAACAGGTGATATACTAGAAATCGACACAGACAAGGGTATTATAAGCAATATAACTTCCGGAGAAATATTCGAAGCAAGGCCATTTCCAGAATTTATAAAAGGTATAATAAATGCAGGCGGGCTTATGAATTACGCAAAAGAGGTGGACAAAAAATGCAGACAATAG
- the ilvC gene encoding ketol-acid reductoisomerase yields MAKMYYDSDADLQLLEGKTVAIIGYGSQGHGHALNLKESGINVVVGLYEGSKSWKIAEEAGLKVKTVSEASEEADIIMILIPDHIQGRVYEQEIKPHLKPGNALAFAHGFAIVYSQVIPPEYVDVFMIAPKGPGHLVRRTYEQGGGVPCLVAVEQDYSGRAKDIALAYAKGIGGTRAGVIETTFTEETQTDLFGEQCVLCGGVSELIKAGFETLVEAGFQPEIAYFECLHEMKLIVDLIYEGGLSRMRYSVSDTAKYGDFTVGKRIITEETRKEMKKVLDEIVTGQFAKNWILENQSGRPVYRAVQAKEAEHPIEKVGEQLRSMMPWLKKDK; encoded by the coding sequence ATGGCAAAAATGTATTATGACAGCGATGCTGATTTACAATTATTAGAAGGGAAAACAGTTGCTATTATTGGCTATGGAAGTCAAGGGCATGGCCACGCATTGAATTTAAAAGAAAGCGGCATCAATGTAGTTGTAGGCTTATATGAAGGCAGTAAGTCATGGAAAATTGCCGAAGAAGCCGGCCTTAAAGTAAAAACCGTAAGTGAAGCATCTGAGGAAGCTGATATCATAATGATATTAATTCCGGACCACATACAGGGCAGGGTTTACGAGCAGGAAATAAAACCACATTTGAAACCGGGTAATGCCCTTGCATTTGCACACGGATTTGCTATTGTTTACAGTCAGGTTATACCGCCGGAATATGTCGACGTTTTTATGATTGCACCGAAAGGACCGGGCCATCTTGTAAGAAGGACTTATGAGCAAGGCGGAGGTGTCCCGTGTCTGGTAGCAGTTGAACAAGATTATTCAGGGCGAGCCAAAGACATTGCATTGGCTTATGCTAAAGGCATAGGAGGTACTCGTGCAGGTGTCATAGAAACAACCTTTACCGAGGAAACCCAGACAGATTTATTTGGAGAACAATGCGTCTTATGCGGCGGAGTTTCTGAACTAATCAAAGCTGGATTTGAAACTCTAGTAGAGGCAGGCTTTCAGCCGGAGATAGCATATTTCGAATGTTTACATGAAATGAAACTAATTGTTGACTTGATATATGAAGGCGGTTTAAGCCGGATGAGATACTCAGTCAGTGATACCGCCAAATATGGAGACTTTACCGTAGGTAAACGAATCATCACTGAAGAAACCCGCAAAGAAATGAAAAAGGTGCTTGATGAAATCGTAACAGGACAATTTGCTAAAAACTGGATACTGGAAAATCAAAGTGGCAGACCGGTCTATAGAGCCGTCCAAGCTAAAGAAGCTGAGCATCCTATTGAAAAAGTAGGAGAACAATTGAGAAGTATGATGCCGTGGCTCAAAAAAGATAAGTAA
- a CDS encoding 2-isopropylmalate synthase, giving the protein MPKKIEIFDTTLRDGEQTPGISLNVKEKLEIARQLEKLSVDVIEAGFPIASNGDFNAVKAIAENVKGPVITGLARANFKDIDRAAEALKAAERPRIHTFIASSPIHMKYKLKMTEEQVLEAAVAAVKRAKSFVEDVEFSAEDASRSDVEFLCRLFSAAIKAGATVINIPDTVGYTTPGEFGQLIKTIIEKVPEIDKVKVSVHCHDDLGMAVANSLEAVIYGATQVECAVNGLGERAGNAALEEIVMALDTRKDFYQVEHGINTKQIYRTSKMVSTITGIFIQPNKAIVGANAFAHESGIHQHGVLTEKSTYEIMTPQSIGLTTNTLVLGKHSGRHAFAERLKEMGYELSQDELNKAFERFKDLADRKKEISDLDIEAIVEDQVMKLPQHIELECFQVSTGNKAIATATVRVNVNGKVIEEASTGDGPIDAIYKALERACNMNCKLVDYSIRSVTAGKDALGEVTVRVEKDGRTFLGRGLSIDIIEASAMAYTNAMNKTMWNNGYSKPREVD; this is encoded by the coding sequence ATGCCCAAAAAAATAGAAATCTTCGATACCACTCTGAGGGATGGAGAGCAAACCCCCGGAATTTCTTTAAATGTTAAAGAGAAACTTGAAATAGCTCGACAACTTGAAAAACTCTCGGTGGATGTAATAGAGGCAGGCTTTCCCATAGCCTCCAACGGTGACTTTAACGCAGTCAAAGCTATAGCGGAAAATGTAAAAGGGCCGGTGATTACAGGCCTTGCCCGAGCTAATTTTAAAGATATAGACAGAGCTGCCGAGGCATTGAAAGCTGCAGAGCGGCCGCGAATTCATACCTTCATAGCATCATCTCCGATTCATATGAAATACAAGTTGAAAATGACAGAGGAACAAGTTTTAGAAGCTGCAGTAGCCGCAGTAAAAAGGGCTAAATCCTTCGTGGAAGATGTCGAGTTTTCAGCCGAAGACGCATCAAGATCCGATGTGGAATTTCTCTGTAGGTTATTTTCAGCTGCAATTAAGGCAGGTGCTACTGTCATAAATATTCCGGATACAGTAGGGTATACAACTCCCGGAGAATTTGGGCAATTAATAAAAACTATTATAGAAAAAGTGCCCGAAATTGACAAAGTAAAGGTAAGTGTTCACTGCCATGACGATTTGGGAATGGCTGTTGCTAACTCATTGGAAGCTGTAATTTATGGGGCAACTCAAGTAGAATGTGCGGTAAATGGCCTTGGTGAGCGAGCAGGCAATGCTGCATTAGAAGAAATTGTAATGGCGCTTGATACTCGAAAGGATTTTTACCAGGTCGAACATGGTATAAATACAAAACAGATTTATCGCACAAGTAAAATGGTAAGCACCATAACCGGGATATTCATACAGCCTAATAAAGCTATTGTAGGCGCAAATGCCTTTGCACATGAATCTGGAATCCATCAGCACGGTGTTTTAACAGAAAAATCTACTTACGAAATAATGACTCCGCAGTCTATAGGCCTTACTACTAACACTCTGGTGCTTGGCAAGCATTCAGGCAGACATGCTTTTGCTGAGAGGTTAAAGGAAATGGGATATGAATTGTCACAAGATGAACTTAACAAAGCATTTGAAAGGTTTAAAGACCTAGCGGACAGGAAGAAGGAGATATCAGATTTGGATATTGAAGCAATAGTTGAAGACCAGGTAATGAAACTTCCACAGCATATTGAATTGGAATGTTTCCAGGTTTCAACAGGCAATAAAGCTATTGCTACTGCAACAGTAAGAGTTAATGTGAACGGTAAGGTTATTGAAGAGGCATCCACCGGTGACGGTCCTATTGATGCAATATATAAAGCCCTTGAACGTGCCTGCAACATGAATTGTAAGCTTGTTGATTATTCAATAAGATCCGTTACTGCAGGAAAAGATGCTTTAGGTGAGGTTACCGTTAGAGTTGAAAAAGATGGGAGAACATTTTTAGGTCGAGGCCTTAGTATAGATATCATAGAAGCTAGTGCAATGGCATATACGAATGCTATGAATAAAACAATGTGGAATAACGGCTACAGCAAACCCCGGGAGGTGGATTAA
- the leuB gene encoding 3-isopropylmalate dehydrogenase translates to MQTIALLPGDGIGPEIIDEAVKVLKAVEAKYDLKFQFKKSLVGGASADIYGTPLTEDTVALCKDCDAILFGAVGGPKWDKLPKEFRPEQAILGLRKSLGLYANLRSVILFNALSDASPIKKEIIGEELDIMIVRELTGGLYFGKPKGIERTHDKTRAFDTMEYTDEEIKRVARIAFETAQRRQKRLTSVDKANVLETSRLWRTIVTDMAADYPDVKLCHMYVDNCSMQLVLNPGQFDVILTENTFGDILSDEASVLTGSIGMLPSASIGDGKPYLYEPIHGSAPDIAGSGKANPIACILSVAMMLEYSFGAKDAASAIKNAVERALNEGYRTFDIQVGAKKVVSTSEMGDIIVENL, encoded by the coding sequence ATGCAGACAATAGCCCTTCTACCAGGTGATGGCATAGGACCTGAAATAATTGACGAAGCAGTCAAGGTTTTAAAAGCTGTAGAGGCAAAATATGATTTAAAATTCCAGTTTAAAAAGAGTTTAGTAGGAGGTGCATCCGCAGATATTTACGGAACTCCTCTTACAGAAGATACAGTAGCTCTTTGCAAAGATTGTGATGCGATTTTATTTGGAGCAGTGGGAGGACCGAAATGGGACAAATTACCAAAAGAATTTCGACCCGAACAAGCTATTTTAGGTCTTAGAAAAAGCCTTGGTCTTTATGCAAATCTCAGGTCTGTGATTCTGTTTAACGCTCTTTCTGATGCATCACCGATAAAAAAAGAAATTATCGGTGAAGAACTGGATATTATGATAGTTCGTGAGCTTACAGGCGGACTTTATTTTGGCAAACCCAAGGGAATAGAGAGAACTCATGATAAGACACGAGCTTTTGATACCATGGAGTATACTGATGAAGAGATAAAGCGAGTGGCTCGTATTGCCTTTGAAACAGCCCAACGTAGGCAGAAACGCCTTACTTCGGTAGATAAGGCTAATGTCCTTGAAACCTCACGATTGTGGAGGACTATTGTAACTGATATGGCTGCCGATTACCCCGATGTAAAACTTTGCCATATGTATGTAGATAATTGTTCGATGCAGCTCGTGCTAAACCCTGGTCAGTTTGATGTGATTTTAACTGAGAATACTTTTGGCGATATATTAAGTGACGAGGCATCGGTGCTGACAGGTTCGATAGGCATGCTGCCGTCAGCCAGTATAGGTGACGGCAAACCATATCTTTATGAGCCGATACACGGATCTGCACCTGATATAGCAGGTAGCGGCAAAGCAAATCCTATTGCCTGCATTTTATCGGTCGCAATGATGTTGGAATATTCCTTTGGAGCCAAAGATGCCGCATCTGCTATAAAAAATGCGGTGGAAAGAGCTTTAAACGAAGGATATAGGACTTTTGACATTCAAGTCGGAGCAAAAAAAGTTGTTTCCACATCAGAAATGGGAGATATTATTGTTGAAAATTTATAG
- the ilvN gene encoding acetolactate synthase small subunit, translated as MKTTLSVLVENQPGVLSRIAGLFSRRGFNIDSLAVGTTENPDISRMTIVVEGDEYVVEQVKKQLNKLVDVIKVSKIIPEDSVTRELVLIKVDADSHMRSEIIQIAEIFRASIVDVSQKSLTIELTGDKDKIAAFEELLRPFGIKELVRTGVIAVNRGANTIKIEEEV; from the coding sequence ATGAAAACGACGCTTTCAGTGCTGGTAGAAAACCAACCAGGTGTATTGTCTAGAATAGCCGGCCTTTTCAGCCGCAGAGGTTTTAATATTGACAGTTTAGCTGTTGGTACTACAGAAAATCCTGATATATCCAGAATGACTATAGTTGTTGAAGGAGATGAATATGTAGTAGAGCAAGTAAAAAAACAGCTAAATAAATTAGTAGATGTTATAAAAGTGAGTAAAATTATTCCGGAGGATTCGGTTACAAGAGAATTGGTTTTAATAAAAGTTGATGCAGATTCCCACATGAGGTCGGAGATAATTCAAATAGCGGAAATCTTCAGGGCAAGCATTGTAGATGTTAGTCAGAAATCACTTACAATAGAACTTACCGGTGATAAAGATAAAATAGCTGCATTTGAAGAACTTTTAAGACCATTCGGTATAAAGGAATTAGTTAGGACCGGCGTTATCGCCGTAAATAGAGGTGCTAATACCATAAAAATTGAGGAGGAAGTTTAA
- the ilvB gene encoding biosynthetic-type acetolactate synthase large subunit produces MKITGAQALIKSLEIEKVKYVFGYPGGAILPVYDALNYSKIKHILTRSEQAAAHAASGYARVSGNVGVCMATSGPGATNLVTGIATAYMDSIPIIAITGQVSTSVIGKDVFQEVDITGATAPFTKHNYLIKDANDIPRILKEAFYIASTGRPGPVLIDLPKDVAETKINFKYPENISLRGYKPNIIGHSLQISRAAELINKSRCPVICAGGGINSAGAEEELMQLAEKACIPVVTTLMGIGAFPANHPLHMGMIGMHGIPAANKTVTEADLVIAAGSRFADRTVGKVEGFAPKAKIIHIDIDPAEIGKNIQAHIPIVGDVKQILGEIVKKVEHKVPSAWNEYASSLKKLKEEENLGSHSDERLNPIEIIRQLSNKTKGKAIITTEVGCHQMWTAQYYEFIKPRTFISSGGLGTMGYGLPAAIGAQMAKKDEMIINICGDGSFQMNLTEMATAVENNLPVKIVLFNNSGLGLVRQLQEFYCDKRYNQVYFSFVPDFIKLAESYNFKAMRIQKQSEISDAIDSLISHEGPFLLECILDINENVYPMVLNGSPINEMIGG; encoded by the coding sequence ATGAAAATTACCGGAGCACAAGCACTTATAAAATCATTAGAAATTGAAAAAGTAAAATACGTTTTTGGATATCCCGGTGGGGCGATACTTCCTGTGTATGATGCGCTTAATTATTCTAAAATAAAACATATTCTTACTCGTTCAGAACAGGCTGCTGCTCATGCGGCAAGTGGTTATGCACGTGTTTCCGGCAATGTGGGAGTGTGTATGGCAACCTCGGGACCTGGAGCAACTAATCTAGTAACAGGAATAGCCACAGCTTATATGGATTCAATTCCCATTATAGCTATTACCGGTCAAGTTTCCACATCGGTAATAGGCAAGGATGTCTTTCAAGAAGTTGATATAACCGGTGCTACAGCACCTTTTACAAAACATAATTATCTAATTAAAGATGCAAATGATATTCCGAGAATTCTTAAAGAGGCTTTTTATATCGCATCAACCGGCAGACCCGGACCGGTCTTGATAGACCTGCCTAAAGATGTAGCCGAAACTAAGATTAATTTTAAATACCCAGAAAACATCTCATTAAGAGGCTACAAGCCCAATATAATAGGGCATTCGCTGCAAATATCAAGAGCGGCGGAACTGATAAATAAATCCCGATGTCCGGTTATTTGCGCAGGCGGAGGTATAAACTCTGCAGGTGCTGAAGAAGAATTAATGCAGTTAGCCGAGAAGGCATGTATTCCGGTTGTAACTACATTGATGGGAATAGGGGCATTTCCGGCAAACCACCCGCTCCACATGGGCATGATTGGCATGCACGGCATACCAGCAGCCAATAAGACTGTTACCGAGGCAGATTTAGTAATTGCTGCGGGTTCGAGATTTGCCGATAGAACCGTAGGAAAGGTCGAGGGGTTTGCACCAAAAGCAAAGATAATACACATTGACATAGACCCAGCAGAGATAGGAAAGAACATCCAGGCACATATTCCTATTGTCGGTGATGTTAAGCAAATTCTTGGAGAAATAGTAAAAAAAGTAGAACATAAAGTGCCGTCTGCATGGAACGAATATGCTTCAAGCTTAAAAAAGTTAAAAGAAGAAGAAAACTTGGGCAGTCATAGCGATGAGCGCTTAAATCCCATTGAGATTATCCGGCAGCTTTCAAATAAGACTAAAGGAAAAGCAATTATTACTACTGAAGTAGGTTGCCACCAAATGTGGACTGCTCAGTATTACGAGTTTATTAAACCTCGCACATTTATTTCATCGGGTGGACTTGGCACCATGGGATATGGCCTGCCGGCAGCTATTGGAGCTCAAATGGCAAAGAAAGACGAAATGATTATCAATATTTGCGGTGATGGAAGTTTTCAGATGAATTTAACTGAGATGGCCACAGCTGTAGAGAATAACCTTCCGGTAAAGATTGTTCTATTTAACAACTCCGGTTTAGGTCTTGTCCGCCAACTTCAGGAATTCTATTGTGATAAGCGCTATAACCAGGTGTATTTCAGTTTTGTGCCGGATTTTATAAAACTTGCGGAAAGCTACAACTTTAAAGCAATGAGGATACAAAAGCAAAGCGAAATTTCTGATGCGATTGACAGCTTGATTTCACATGAAGGTCCGTTTTTACTTGAATGTATTTTAGATATTAATGAAAACGTATATCCAATGGTGTTAAACGGTTCTCCTATCAATGAAATGATTGGAGGGTGA
- the leuC gene encoding 3-isopropylmalate dehydratase large subunit — MGMTITQKILAKHSGKDFVEPGELVMAEVDLALANDITGPVAIEEFKKAGGRTVFDREKIALIPDHFAPNKDIKSAELCKMLREFAKTQQIKHYYEVGRMGIEHAFLPEQGIVLPGDLVVGADSHTCTYGALGAFSTGVGSTDLAFAMMTGKCWFKVPETIKFIYHGKPNPWVTGKDLILHTIGDIGVDGALYKAMEFTGDTIAHLTIDERLTMSNMAIEAGGKNGIMEPDEITLEYVKNRAKKPYEVFRSDPDAAYSDIIDYDVKKIQPKIALPHLPENVVDVEAVDNIVIDQVVIGSCTNGRLEDMRLAAKVLKGHKVHPYLRLIIIPATQQVYQEMIKEGITEIFVDAGAVVSTPTCGPCLGGYMGILAKGERAVATTNRNFVGRMGHPESEVYLSNPAVAAASAVKGRIAHPKEVVCCDI, encoded by the coding sequence ATGGGGATGACTATTACTCAGAAGATACTTGCCAAACATTCCGGTAAGGATTTTGTGGAACCGGGTGAACTTGTTATGGCTGAAGTTGATTTAGCTCTGGCCAATGACATAACCGGACCTGTTGCTATAGAAGAGTTTAAAAAAGCAGGAGGCCGCACAGTTTTTGACCGCGAGAAAATAGCTCTGATTCCCGACCATTTTGCACCAAATAAAGATATTAAATCCGCAGAGCTTTGCAAAATGCTAAGAGAGTTTGCGAAGACTCAGCAGATTAAACATTACTATGAAGTGGGGCGTATGGGAATAGAACATGCCTTTTTGCCGGAGCAGGGCATTGTCCTTCCCGGAGATTTAGTAGTCGGTGCCGATTCACATACATGTACTTATGGGGCACTTGGGGCTTTTTCTACAGGTGTTGGTTCTACAGACCTTGCATTTGCTATGATGACCGGCAAATGTTGGTTTAAAGTACCGGAAACTATAAAATTTATTTATCACGGGAAACCAAATCCATGGGTAACAGGTAAAGACTTAATTTTGCATACCATAGGAGATATAGGAGTGGATGGAGCACTATATAAAGCCATGGAATTTACCGGTGATACCATTGCACATCTTACTATTGACGAAAGGCTTACGATGTCGAATATGGCCATTGAAGCCGGTGGGAAAAATGGTATCATGGAACCGGACGAGATAACCTTGGAGTATGTTAAAAATAGGGCTAAAAAACCTTATGAGGTGTTTAGAAGTGATCCGGATGCAGCGTATTCGGATATAATAGATTATGATGTTAAAAAAATACAGCCCAAGATCGCATTGCCTCATCTTCCGGAAAATGTAGTCGATGTAGAAGCTGTAGATAATATTGTAATAGATCAGGTAGTTATAGGTTCGTGCACTAATGGAAGGCTGGAAGACATGAGACTTGCGGCGAAAGTGCTTAAAGGTCATAAGGTTCATCCTTATCTGCGATTAATTATAATCCCTGCAACGCAGCAAGTTTACCAGGAGATGATAAAAGAAGGAATTACTGAAATTTTCGTTGATGCTGGTGCAGTTGTAAGTACGCCTACATGTGGGCCTTGTTTGGGCGGATATATGGGAATTCTTGCTAAAGGCGAAAGAGCTGTAGCAACGACTAACAGGAACTTTGTAGGCAGAATGGGCCATCCTGAAAGCGAGGTATACCTTTCAAATCCTGCAGTAGCAGCAGCCTCTGCAGTAAAAGGAAGAATAGCTCATCCCAAGGAGGTGGTTTGCTGTGATATTTAA